The Cohnella abietis genome has a segment encoding these proteins:
- a CDS encoding CHASE2 domain-containing protein, with translation MKERIRRMTIVLNVLLIVAVYFIYSSHSMQKIDNLLFDYDMKQVRDGIADSRIVVVAIDDESLSQLGRFPWDRAVYAQLLANMNEEGNIPTSIAFDIVFSEESGNPDSDMAFAEALAEYPNVILPVVGITENNINNRTVVKRDQLLKAVSVSEPYQLFADVTKKAHINRVISPDGVIRQTWLKIQSPTGEVIPSLAYLSAQMAGVDLSKYDAITDPSKTAEQIAKNTITIDYQLKTENFTTVSFVQVLNGEVPPDLFKDSVVFIGFTAVGLSNEGGQDTGVTPIEKDIKMVYAHANITNQLLKGTSISFTSNWSELVLIFVLFVLFGILPWRLKNIYSILIFLAVFSCVLYGQFALYQQSAIHINIIYALLAMMLAYLANVSLKSYMDSVQKSFVTRQFGRYISPDLVKQIVAQDIEIKLGGDLKTISILFLDIRGFTPLSEKLTPSELVDTLNTMFNMITETTLRNQGTIDKFIGDAAMILFNAPLEVVDHERMAVKTAYEIQQGMKKIKDEIMEKYQCEVNVGIGIHAGPVVVGNIGSYLRVDYTAIGDNVNIAARIESQTKKGQVHVSEQVYEKTKQYYRFDEGEDRMFKGKSHPIRVYEVLGIVE, from the coding sequence TTGAAAGAGCGTATTAGAAGAATGACCATTGTTTTGAATGTCCTTTTAATAGTTGCTGTATATTTCATCTATAGCTCTCATTCTATGCAGAAGATTGACAATTTATTGTTTGATTATGATATGAAGCAGGTAAGGGATGGTATTGCTGATTCGCGGATCGTTGTTGTTGCAATTGACGATGAGTCGCTAAGTCAGTTAGGAAGATTCCCATGGGATCGTGCCGTATATGCCCAACTGCTAGCCAACATGAACGAGGAAGGAAATATCCCTACCTCAATTGCTTTTGATATTGTTTTTAGTGAGGAAAGCGGTAATCCGGACAGTGACATGGCTTTTGCCGAAGCATTGGCCGAGTATCCTAATGTTATCTTGCCTGTTGTGGGGATTACAGAAAATAATATAAACAACCGAACTGTGGTTAAGCGAGATCAGCTGTTGAAAGCAGTTAGTGTGTCGGAGCCCTACCAATTATTCGCAGATGTAACCAAGAAGGCACACATCAACCGGGTTATTAGTCCAGACGGGGTCATTCGGCAAACCTGGTTAAAGATTCAATCCCCAACAGGTGAAGTTATCCCTTCATTGGCGTATTTATCGGCACAGATGGCTGGTGTGGATCTCAGTAAATACGATGCTATAACGGACCCTAGTAAAACGGCAGAACAAATCGCGAAAAATACCATTACAATAGATTATCAACTAAAAACAGAAAATTTCACGACGGTGTCGTTTGTACAGGTTCTGAATGGAGAGGTTCCTCCAGACTTATTCAAGGATTCGGTCGTCTTTATTGGGTTTACGGCAGTAGGATTATCGAATGAGGGTGGGCAGGACACTGGGGTAACACCGATTGAGAAAGATATCAAAATGGTGTACGCACATGCTAACATCACTAATCAGCTACTTAAGGGAACATCAATCTCTTTTACTTCTAACTGGTCAGAGCTTGTCTTAATATTTGTGCTCTTTGTCCTGTTTGGCATTCTCCCGTGGAGATTGAAAAATATTTACTCTATTCTTATTTTCTTGGCTGTCTTCTCATGCGTTCTATATGGACAATTTGCTCTCTATCAGCAATCAGCCATACATATTAATATCATTTATGCATTACTTGCGATGATGCTGGCATACCTCGCTAATGTCTCGCTTAAGTCATATATGGATAGTGTTCAGAAGAGCTTCGTAACACGCCAGTTTGGGCGATATATCTCACCTGATCTCGTGAAGCAGATCGTCGCTCAGGATATTGAGATCAAATTAGGCGGAGACCTTAAGACTATATCCATTTTATTTCTTGATATTCGGGGGTTCACCCCATTATCTGAGAAATTGACTCCATCTGAGCTCGTTGACACCTTGAATACGATGTTTAATATGATCACCGAGACAACTCTTCGTAATCAGGGAACGATAGATAAGTTTATCGGAGATGCGGCTATGATTTTATTTAATGCTCCGCTTGAAGTTGTGGACCATGAGCGAATGGCAGTTAAGACCGCATATGAAATTCAGCAGGGCATGAAGAAGATTAAGGACGAGATCATGGAGAAATATCAATGTGAGGTTAACGTTGGGATTGGGATTCATGCGGGACCTGTTGTTGTTGGAAATATAGGCTCTTATTTGCGGGTAGATTACACGGCGATTGGTGATAACGTCAATATTGCGGCCAGAATCGAATCACAAACAAAGAAGGGACAAGTTCATGTCTCCGAGCAGGTTTATGAGAAAACAAAACAATATTACCGCTTCGATGAGGGAGAAGACCGTATGTTCAAAGGTAAATCTCATCCGATACGGGTGTATGAGGTTCTTGGCATAGTTGAATAG
- a CDS encoding stalk domain-containing protein has translation MKIEFKKIVAAALTFTVLTLPTAALAASSTEWTKSAKLYEVHTWTGNSEIGHRNGSVSEATFFQPKSVVVTADGNLLVTDSSNHFIRKISVDKVDDYTGYKLGVDENKLPIGGYNDDILKDAAFNKPSGLAIDAQGNVFVADTDNNAIRKISKDGKVTTLAGNGLLGLADGVGEKAKFYSPSDVAVDSQGNVYVADTLNNVIRKITADGTVKTLTAPSTRVVEYFPGVAEAVGDFLDGPIPSAKFNEPSGLVIDNKGNLYVSDRGNQRIRYIDFANGKVSTVAGGGELAKQAPYVEGDYVDGPAAQSRLNAPEGLTVTADGSLIVADSLNHVIRIIKDGTVSTLAGVPTEFGKANGIASSAQFNHPTDVVVLPDGRLVIVDESGNKIRVLQKYAKPAALPASVISVLYDGKLVPSDVPAQNKSNAVLLPVRSVGETLGYKVEFDNKTGNAILTKGDAVYTVSKNANTVKKTVNGKSEALTLNSETAFVNNRFLIPVRFFAIESDLDIQWDSEFQIVVIRNKTF, from the coding sequence ATGAAAATAGAATTTAAGAAAATAGTAGCAGCAGCTCTAACGTTCACTGTACTCACGTTACCAACAGCAGCTTTGGCTGCCTCCAGCACAGAGTGGACAAAGTCAGCGAAGCTTTATGAGGTGCACACATGGACTGGCAATTCTGAAATTGGACATCGTAATGGCTCGGTTAGCGAAGCTACGTTCTTTCAACCCAAATCTGTTGTAGTTACAGCGGACGGAAATTTGCTTGTGACGGATTCTTCCAATCATTTTATTCGTAAAATATCGGTAGACAAGGTAGATGACTATACGGGTTATAAATTGGGAGTGGATGAGAACAAGCTACCCATTGGCGGATACAACGACGATATATTAAAAGATGCAGCTTTCAATAAACCATCCGGGCTAGCGATAGATGCACAAGGAAACGTATTTGTGGCGGATACAGACAATAATGCCATACGTAAAATTTCCAAGGACGGAAAAGTAACGACATTGGCGGGCAATGGTCTTCTTGGTCTGGCTGACGGAGTAGGTGAGAAGGCGAAATTCTATAGTCCATCTGATGTCGCAGTAGATTCTCAAGGTAATGTCTATGTAGCAGATACCTTGAACAATGTTATCCGTAAAATTACAGCTGATGGAACGGTGAAGACGTTAACGGCTCCTTCAACAAGAGTCGTAGAATATTTTCCAGGGGTTGCTGAAGCAGTAGGGGATTTCTTGGACGGACCAATTCCTTCAGCTAAATTCAATGAACCAAGCGGGCTAGTCATTGATAATAAAGGCAACTTATATGTTAGTGATCGCGGCAATCAACGTATTCGTTACATTGATTTCGCTAATGGCAAAGTTTCCACTGTAGCTGGAGGAGGAGAGTTAGCTAAACAAGCTCCTTATGTAGAGGGAGATTATGTAGACGGTCCTGCGGCTCAATCGCGATTGAATGCTCCAGAAGGTTTGACAGTAACTGCTGACGGTTCACTAATTGTTGCTGACAGCTTAAATCATGTCATCCGCATTATTAAAGACGGCACAGTGTCGACGTTAGCAGGAGTTCCTACTGAGTTCGGTAAAGCAAACGGAATTGCTAGCTCAGCACAATTTAATCATCCGACAGATGTTGTGGTACTCCCGGACGGTCGTTTAGTCATCGTCGATGAATCAGGTAACAAGATCCGAGTCCTTCAGAAATATGCCAAGCCAGCTGCATTGCCAGCTTCCGTTATTTCTGTCTTGTACGACGGAAAGCTTGTTCCATCGGATGTGCCTGCACAGAACAAATCGAATGCCGTATTGCTACCAGTTCGAAGTGTAGGAGAGACGTTAGGCTATAAAGTCGAATTTGATAATAAGACGGGAAATGCTATTCTTACTAAAGGCGATGCTGTCTATACCGTCAGCAAAAATGCGAATACGGTTAAGAAAACAGTGAATGGGAAGAGCGAAGCACTGACCTTGAACTCAGAGACGGCTTTTGTAAATAATCGCTTTTTAATTCCTGTTCGCTTCTTCGCTATTGAAAGTGATCTCGATATCCAATGGGACAGTGAATTTCAAATTGTCGTCATTCGCAATAAAACCTTTTAG
- a CDS encoding ferredoxin, giving the protein MSKYTYVDKDTCIACGACGATAPDIYDYDDEGLAETIYGSDGNHGNTEIPEDLYDDLQDAADGCPTDSIKVADSKFNM; this is encoded by the coding sequence ATGTCTAAGTATACTTATGTAGATAAAGACACATGTATTGCTTGTGGCGCATGTGGCGCAACTGCTCCAGACATTTATGATTACGATGACGAAGGCCTAGCAGAAACAATTTATGGAAGCGATGGCAATCATGGTAATACTGAAATTCCAGAGGATCTTTATGATGATTTGCAGGATGCAGCTGATGGCTGTCCTACAGACTCCATTAAAGTAGCAGATTCTAAGTTCAACATGTAA
- a CDS encoding FecR domain-containing protein gives MMKKFSLHFIVALLVLMPLLGALANESSAAASRVSVIKELKGSVKVKKSGGSKEFTAFVKMSLNEGDILKVGAEGSAVLQFGNGSSEDDLMTVSSNTTLTFSKLSDNKGTTTKISMLKGSVWSSVKSIKNKDDKFTLETPTAIMGVRGTNLLVSVDPFTGDSKFVILSGVGSIEPQKNNPTLVTLFPNQQVTIDDRNETEQFPDEVIILDLENFTKMMGASANQIIKAIIVAKAEIDKENDEFIKKKQQELQNNNKDDLDRILQNLNNLIANIIKSSFNDKKIDKDSILKIVDEVNKTLTQPKKIDLDNTVPLQLTEQEKKKQEELRKLEQAKLEKLQKSKEQEELLRQKDELAKKLADLKKKTDDANKKAEDDAKEKAKLDYEKQLSELEKKKFEEESKKREQELKNQTASPTPTPSPSSNTGTGPTPTPTPTPTPTPMPTSPFILFFNNPGAYTWAEKDFSYESSVQEYSFDLIFNTQLALIKRNQIPGEYVVSVEYSNQETGNNYVQVPLHEIENGYIIPLTVRENKIKVHTESGESSELIEKSYTLTVNRSSAPEGLAAWNASAIDRNEGVYSFEWQGTGVDKYAYDLRTSSEVSRIFDTVKLSLEFQPGITNAELHYKDANTEDRTIRWSDSGLKSIENLPQGYIFMQLKLFTGNQVSHTMGLWLINGNADLNRDKPLVITDNLNAPLEYKFEYEFEGYDNYIIFVPEEATSISLANNESSNMLIQSVYYGDEKYTTGNNGSIMLPLSEGESFFTANFGDISGLEYETMYYEFQVVRVPTGIANWSIQNSYSDFYDYWDKEDNSGEYSTTTPDNELFLNISTKENVSLKIFKGSEQIAPPNPRYRLEGLEVGENKFTMSITSNSTTKNYTLVVYRLPPPA, from the coding sequence ATGATGAAAAAGTTCAGTTTGCATTTTATTGTAGCTTTACTAGTGTTAATGCCTTTACTTGGAGCTCTAGCCAATGAGTCTTCGGCTGCAGCATCGCGCGTGTCCGTTATTAAGGAGCTAAAGGGATCAGTGAAGGTCAAGAAATCTGGGGGCTCCAAGGAGTTTACGGCTTTTGTAAAAATGAGTCTGAATGAGGGAGATATTCTAAAGGTAGGTGCAGAGGGCTCTGCAGTGCTTCAATTTGGTAACGGTTCCTCGGAGGATGATCTAATGACGGTTTCCTCTAACACAACCTTGACCTTCTCCAAGCTTTCGGATAACAAAGGTACGACAACCAAAATCAGCATGCTAAAGGGCTCTGTATGGTCAAGTGTTAAATCTATTAAGAACAAGGACGACAAATTCACATTGGAAACCCCTACCGCGATCATGGGTGTGCGCGGTACGAACTTGCTTGTGAGTGTCGATCCTTTCACTGGAGATTCCAAATTTGTTATTTTATCAGGTGTAGGATCTATTGAACCACAGAAGAATAATCCTACGCTTGTGACTTTATTCCCGAACCAGCAGGTTACGATAGACGATCGCAATGAGACGGAACAGTTTCCAGATGAAGTGATTATACTTGATCTGGAAAATTTCACGAAAATGATGGGTGCGAGTGCCAATCAAATTATTAAGGCAATCATAGTAGCGAAAGCAGAAATAGATAAGGAAAATGATGAGTTTATTAAGAAGAAGCAACAAGAGCTACAAAATAACAATAAAGATGATCTCGACAGGATACTTCAGAATTTAAACAACCTTATCGCAAATATAATAAAAAGTTCTTTTAATGATAAGAAGATTGATAAGGATAGTATTCTAAAAATCGTCGACGAAGTTAATAAAACGCTAACACAACCGAAAAAAATTGATCTAGACAACACAGTACCACTGCAATTGACAGAACAGGAAAAGAAAAAGCAAGAGGAGCTTAGAAAGCTTGAACAGGCCAAGTTGGAAAAGCTACAAAAAAGTAAAGAGCAAGAGGAGCTTCTCCGTCAAAAAGACGAATTGGCCAAGAAACTAGCAGATCTTAAAAAGAAAACAGATGACGCAAATAAAAAAGCGGAAGATGATGCTAAGGAGAAGGCAAAGCTAGATTACGAGAAACAGCTTTCTGAGCTGGAAAAGAAGAAGTTTGAAGAGGAAAGCAAGAAGCGTGAGCAGGAGCTTAAAAATCAAACAGCTAGCCCAACTCCTACTCCTAGCCCGAGCTCTAACACAGGAACAGGTCCGACACCAACACCGACACCGACACCGACACCGACACCAATGCCAACGTCGCCCTTTATCCTGTTTTTCAATAATCCAGGCGCATATACATGGGCCGAAAAAGATTTCTCTTACGAATCATCCGTTCAGGAGTATTCTTTTGATTTGATCTTTAATACACAGTTGGCCCTCATAAAGCGAAATCAGATCCCGGGAGAATATGTTGTAAGTGTCGAATACAGTAATCAAGAAACTGGCAACAACTATGTCCAAGTTCCGTTACACGAAATTGAAAATGGATATATCATCCCGCTTACAGTTAGGGAAAACAAAATTAAAGTTCATACTGAATCTGGTGAATCTAGTGAATTAATAGAGAAAAGTTATACCCTTACGGTTAATAGGAGCTCAGCACCGGAAGGACTGGCAGCTTGGAATGCATCGGCAATAGACAGAAATGAAGGCGTTTATTCTTTTGAGTGGCAAGGGACAGGAGTAGACAAGTATGCTTATGATTTGAGAACTTCTAGCGAAGTATCCCGAATATTCGATACGGTAAAATTATCGCTCGAATTTCAACCGGGAATTACGAATGCAGAGCTACATTATAAAGATGCAAACACAGAAGACAGGACCATAAGGTGGTCTGATAGTGGGTTGAAATCTATCGAAAACCTTCCTCAAGGATACATCTTTATGCAATTAAAATTATTTACAGGTAATCAAGTTTCACATACTATGGGTCTTTGGTTGATTAATGGAAATGCCGATCTTAATAGAGATAAACCGTTAGTTATTACGGATAATCTTAATGCTCCTCTTGAGTATAAGTTTGAGTATGAGTTTGAGGGTTATGATAATTATATTATTTTTGTTCCTGAAGAAGCGACAAGCATTTCATTAGCGAATAATGAATCCTCTAATATGCTAATACAATCCGTTTATTATGGTGATGAAAAATACACTACGGGTAATAACGGGAGTATAATGCTCCCCTTGTCAGAAGGGGAGTCATTCTTTACGGCTAATTTCGGAGACATTAGTGGTTTAGAATATGAGACCATGTATTATGAATTTCAAGTCGTACGTGTTCCTACTGGAATTGCGAATTGGAGTATACAAAACAGCTATTCCGACTTTTATGACTACTGGGACAAGGAAGATAACTCAGGTGAGTACTCTACGACAACACCTGACAATGAATTGTTTCTCAATATTTCTACAAAAGAAAATGTGTCTTTAAAAATTTTCAAAGGATCAGAGCAAATAGCTCCTCCAAATCCAAGATATCGACTTGAGGGGCTTGAGGTTGGTGAGAATAAATTTACGATGTCAATTACTAGTAATTCAACAACTAAAAACTATACATTAGTCGTGTATAGGCTCCCTCCTCCTGCTTGA